The genomic stretch CTTTCGCGCGCAGAACCTCGTGCTCCTTGCTCGTATGCATCTTCATGAACGTGTCCTTACTCTGGTGCTCGACGATCGCCGCGTACGATCCCTTATCTGAGACCAGGAGCCTTCGTGAAATAAACCCGTCGTGTTTCATGAAGACCGCGTTGGACTC from Methanoculleus chikugoensis encodes the following:
- a CDS encoding antibiotic biosynthesis monooxygenase gives rise to the protein MFVNIVEFPPIKKGKDEVFKEWFKESNAVFMKHDGFISRRLLVSDKGSYAAIVEHQSKDTFMKMHTSKEHEVLRAKGDILMDGNPKPHFYDVVDL